In one window of Tenrec ecaudatus isolate mTenEca1 chromosome 3, mTenEca1.hap1, whole genome shotgun sequence DNA:
- the GPRIN3 gene encoding G protein-regulated inducer of neurite outgrowth 3 encodes MGTVPDPLRSAKASLIAAPGNEEDLGEGRSASCQHRAPLLCNSTNGLSGVPTEPNLSPRAVPVALTPVCEHATTPPDMSSPSVFNEVEKAPSTLNSPGKTKLPGSIMPTAPASCSAVEKDLTQAPCAMPANRCINQAILADQLKANSPSVPEDAQVTSQRTPGGEQPDKSHGPAVGVCGSSKNQVPSGFPSPETIQGMVPIPNTATLVSSRPASPVGGPERGKQQAICGSEAQPCKAPAKETGCSENQQPSPTALDSQAVTSVSPQPPHLSSQASTFPPQPETALFPEQHQVSRFKEASTMTHQADSERNQVPNKARQDAEVQAVASVESRSASTSPSILTAFLKEISAPEHFEQEQLRVICHGSGGRSHTLELSNRALAPQEVGPCCGILPEEHVPASAAGPTALQGESNSVNLPGQVLQTSPIKAASDHNQGSHKDHGRLGGVTPKSEEPTSQLLAGTNPSSRKASPLDQVVLCAGSPGDGSHGPGKCEVNPSELTVNSVSGCSTGPDCNLPSACVSASQADQLETLNPSEKGGAGEKTPVSPHLGKQPGSSGIDTPEAKAEAKATLLQPKSPASGVPASAASPTPCALRNNPENSCEGHKQAKAAASLNLPSDCLGDSSPGSGKRTPARSVKASPRRASRVSEFLREQKLNVTAAAAQVGLTPGEKKKQLAADARLQLKQSKRVRDVVWDEQGMTWEVYGASLDPESLGVAIQNHLQRQIREHEKLIKGQSSPTRRSISSDASSHRKLKGRPHSVFQSVLQNFRRPSCCVRPAPSSVLD; translated from the coding sequence ATGGGTACTGTACCTGACCCCCTGAGATCGGCTAAAGCTTCTCTGATTGCAGCTCCTGGAAATGAAGAGGACCTGGGAGAAGGTCGCTCTGCCTCATGTCAGCACAGAGCACCCCTCCTGTGTAACAGCACAAATGGCCTTTCAGGAGTGCCTACAGAACCAAACCTCAGCCCCAGGGCAGTGCCTGTTGCCCTGACGCCGGTTTGTGAGCATGCAACCACCCCGCCAGACATGTCTTCTCCCAGTGTCTTCAATGAGGTAGAGAAAGCACCTTCCACACTCAACTCTCCTGGTAAAACCAAGCTGCCAGGAAGCATCATGCCCACAGCTCCAGCCTCATGTTCTGCAGTAGAAAAGGATCTTACCCAGGCACCCTGTGCTATGCCAGCCAATCGGTGCATCaaccaggccatcctggctgatcAGCTCAAGGCCAACTCCCCATCTGTACCTGAAGATGCCCAGGTGACGTCACAAAGAACCCCTGGAGGAGAGCAACCTGACAAGTCACATGGGCCCGCAGTAGGCGTCTGTGGTAGCAGCAAAAACCAAGTGCCCAGCGGTTTTCCTTCTCCAGAAACCATCCAGGGAATGGTGCCAATTCCAAACACAGCAACCCTGGTGTCCAGCCGTCCGGCCTCCCCTGTGGGTGGACCTGAAAGGGGGAAGCAGCAAGCCATCTGTGGGTCTGAGGCACAGCCCTGTAAAGCTCCAGCCAaggaaactgggtgttccgaaaaTCAGCAGCCCTCTCCCACGGCCTTGGACAGCCAGGCCGTGACTTCTGTGTCACCTCAACCACCCCACCTGTCTAGCCAAGCTTCCACGTTTCCTCCACAGCCAGAGACGGCGCTGTTCCCAGAGCAGCATCAGGTGTCCAGGTTCAAAGAGGCCAGCACAATGACCCACCAAGCCGACAGTGAGAGGAACCAAGTCCCCAACAAGGCTCGGCAAGACGCTGAGGTGCAGGCTGTGGCAAGTGTGGAGAGCAGATCGGCCTCCACCAGCCCCAGCATCCtcactgctttcttaaaggaaatcTCTGCTCCCGAGCATTTTGAACAAGAGCAGCTGCGGGTCATCTGTCACGGCAGTGGCGGCAGAAGCCACACGCTGGAGCTCTCGAATCGCGCACTAGCCCCCCAGGAGGTGGGCCCGTGCTGCGGCATCTTGCCGGAGGAGCACGTCCCAGCCTCTGCAGCAGGCCCCACAGCTCTGCAGGGGGAAAGTAACTCCGTGAACTTACCAGGCCAAGTGCTGCAAACCTCGCCCATCAAGGCGGCCTCCGATCACAATCAAGGTTCCCACAAAGACCACGGGAGGTTGGGCGGAGTGACTCCCAAGAGTGAAGAGCCCACCTCTCAACTACTTGCAGGTACGAATCCCAGCTCCCGGAAAGCTAGCCCTCTGGACCAGGTGGTCCTCTGTGCAGGCAGTCCAGGTGACGGCAGTCACGGCCCAGGCAAATGTGAAGTCAACCCATCTGAGCTGACCGTGAACTCAGTCAGTGGCTGCTCAACAGGCCCAGACTGCAACCTGCCCAGCGCTTGTGTCTCCGCCAGCCAAGCTGATCAGTTGGAGACCTTGAATCCCTCCGAGAAGGGAGGTGCGGGAGAGAAGACGCCTGTGTCTCCTCACTTGGGAAAACAACCAGGGTCGTCTGGCATTGACACCCCCGAAGCGAAGGCCGAGGCCAAAGCCACCCTGCTCCAGCCCAAATCTCCAGCAAGCGGAGTCCCAGCATCAGCTGCCAGCCCCACCCCTTGCGCGCTGCGGAATAACCCGGAAAACAGCTGCGAAGGACATAAGCAAGCCAAGGCCGCCGCGAGCCTCAACCTGCCTTCCGACTGCCTGGGTGACTCCAGCCCGGGTTCGGGCAAGCGGACTCCTGCCCGCTCGGTCAAAGCCAGCCCCCGCCGGGCCAGCCGGGTCAGCGAGTTCCTTCGAGAGCAAAAACTGAACGTGACAGCGGCCGCGGCGCAGGTGGGGCTCACCCCGGGCGAGAAGAAGAAGCAGCTGGCCGCCGACGCCAGGCTCCAGCTGAAGCAGTCCAAACGCGTGCGGGACGTGGTGTGGGACGAGCAGGGCATGACCTGGGAGGTGTACGGTGCTTCCTTGGACCCGGAGTCCTTGGGCGTCGCCATCCAGAACCACTTACAAAGGCAAATCAGGGAACATGAGAAATTAATCAAAGGGCAAAGCAGCCCGACCCGCAGATCCATCTCCTCGGATGCGTCTTCGCATAGGAAGCTCAAAGGCAGGCCACACAGCGTGTTCCAGTCGGTCCTGCAGAACTTCCGTCGGCCCAGCTGCTGCGTCCGCCCCGCCCCTTCGTCCGTGCTGGACTGA